In the genome of Helicovermis profundi, the window AGGAGTTTACATTTGGACTATTAATTCTGAGGAAAGCATGAATAATGCTATAAAACTTGGAGTAGATAATATAATTACTGATAATGTAAAAGAACTAAAATCAATATTAAAATTAAATAAAAGTTTAATAAAGTCAAGTAGTGGCAAGTGATAAGGAGAATAGTATATGAGTAATTACGATATTGCATTAATTAATGGACGAATATATGGTAAAAGGGGTATGGAAAATAGTTTCATTGGAATAAAAAATGGACTTATCAAAAAAATATGTGACAATAATATGATATGTGATTATAATGCTGACTCACTTATAGATTTAAAAGGTAAAACAATTTACCCCGGCTTTATAGATTCACATATGCATTTGCTTTCATATAGTCAAAAAAAATTAAATGAAATCTCACTTAATGGCCTTACTTCAGATGATCAATTAATAAGTAAAGTTAAAGTATTTATTAAAGAGAAAAACTTAAAAAAAGGTGAGTGGATAATTGGAGCTGGCTGGAATCAGGATGATTTTAAAAATAGGAAAATGATAGATAAAACTGTCCTTGATAAGATTTCTAAAGATAATCCTATTATACTAACAAGAACTTGCTACCATATTTGTGCAGTTAACACTTATGTTTTAAATTTAGCGAATATTGATAAAAACACAAAAGATATTGACGGTGGTAAAATAGATAGAGATAAATTTGGAAATCCTACAGGAATTTTAAGAGAAAATGCGATAGGTTTAGTTAGTGAATTTTTACCAGTGTTATCTGATAAAAACATAATGAAAAGCCTAATTATTGAAGGTTTAAAGGATCTAAAAAAAGTGGGTATTACTACAGTTTATACAGATGATTTTTCATATGTTTCTAATAAAAAAAAGTTATGGGATGTTTATAGAGAACTTTCTTTAGAAAATAAACTTCCAATAAACGTCGTATTACAACTTAGAGCAGAGGATGAGAGGGATGTAAAAGAGTAT includes:
- a CDS encoding amidohydrolase; amino-acid sequence: MSNYDIALINGRIYGKRGMENSFIGIKNGLIKKICDNNMICDYNADSLIDLKGKTIYPGFIDSHMHLLSYSQKKLNEISLNGLTSDDQLISKVKVFIKEKNLKKGEWIIGAGWNQDDFKNRKMIDKTVLDKISKDNPIILTRTCYHICAVNTYVLNLANIDKNTKDIDGGKIDRDKFGNPTGILRENAIGLVSEFLPVLSDKNIMKSLIIEGLKDLKKVGITTVYTDDFSYVSNKKKLWDVYRELSLENKLPINVVLQLRAEDERDVKEYKSLGLYSGKEVKNLIIGKIKLIVDGSLGSRTAALNKPYEDDKENKGILLIEKNNIEKIVSSCFANDFDVTIHAIGDRAIENVLDIYAKHYDIYTKKKYNPEIIHAQITSKEILKKFKKYNVSANLQPIFLNTDWKIAGNRVGEARLKYSYCTKQFLDMGITCFASSDSPIENFNPLYGIYSAVTRKDLDGHPINGWIPSEKISIKEAINLFTINLAKNNKLKNNGDLIKVGLSANLVVLAEDLEKIEDDKIKDVLVNLVIVNGKL